The DNA window ATTCCTGAACAAAGACATATCTACTTTTCATGGATTACAGCGTTAAGACTTTACGAAACCATGgtcaaatattaataattaacatgACTCGGCATTTGATGATCAGAGGAGCCAAGTTATCTGTGATTTTGTTGCTACTTGGTGTGTGAACAGTATCTCGAAATAGGAGGTGAAAACATTGGACTTaaaagtttgttttcttttttgttttatgttggaCTTATGTGGTTGTTTATATGTTgtatttaaagatttatatgattgttagtTTCAGAACCCGTGAAATTAGTTAATGTACATGCAAGCTAGTCCgaacatccatgttaataaaaaaaaaaatctcaaaataggAAATAATTAAGAACTACTCTTTGTCGAAATATTGCTGTATATATATGTAggtttctctctttcttcttctagtGGCACTAAATTAACGCGGCATGAATCAGTAGATTAAGAAGATCCGGCTAAGAAAGGTAGTGTATTGAAGCACAGAAATGCATGGTTCGCTAGTCATGAAACATTTGATtgcaagagaagaaagaaataagagGAGGAAATGCTTTAGAGGGCGTGTATTGGAAGCAAACTTGAAAGAATATACGAAAACCGCGTCAATGCATGTGCTTTGACAGAAACCCTGATTATGAAAAGGTGGGCTTGTGATAGTTAGATCTCTGACAACGTGAATTTTTCTGCATCGACAATAAGAGAATTAAACGTACATGTCTCCTGGATTGGCTTGCATGTAACACTTCTACCTCTGGAAGATGGGGACCGAGGGCCGTGTATCGTGGCAAAATTGATATCACCGATCGAGAGGATACAATAAGTTTCTTTTATAACTaactttgtttccttttttctaaaaaaaaatgaatttcaatCAACTGTATCCCAATTaacaaaatgttttaattttggattttcctCTTGAATGTTTGATggaatcgaaaaaaaaaagagtttttggaatttttatcCGTGATATATCCAGGTTGTACGTACCTTGAAATGACCTTACAGCTTTTTATGTGAGTCGTCATAACATACAGAAGATTTAGGGCATGAAGTTGGCTCCGTCTTGCAGATTGAAGGCaccctttcaaaaaaaaaaaaaaaaaaaaaaggaaaaagacaaATTCAGTCCTTTATTGAATGTGATTTGCTAATGGAATGATCAAGCAAACGACTAATGCGCGCAATTATGTTATTTATAACTTAAGTGATGACTCTTATATTCCAACAAGTTTCAATATAGCCTTTACTCTACCAAGAATTTCTCAGCAAAATCCTAAATAAACACTCACCTTTTTACATTGAAtatagccttcaataaatttgTTACTTGATTCTCacgaaaaaaaaactttatgatataattatatatcaattagATTCAGAAGTTGTTTGGTTTTatgtttaaaagtgttttttattaatatattttttatttttctatttatttctaattaatatttttttaatgtgttgatatcaaaaataaattttaaaaataaaaaaaattatttcaatgtatttttttcaaacaaaaaacactttaattaaaaagcaaccaatattttaattatacaaaacaTTTATTCATGTatatacatcttcaaattccttGGAAAAATAATACCACttaataatttgttaattttgatcCAAGAAACGAGTGATTATTGAAGCGATTTTTATTAACCAATCACTCTCgatcaaaaaaaataagttaattactTCATTGCAAAGAGGGAAGTAGCTTGTTAGCCGGTGGTACAACAACGACAACACACCACAAGGGTAATTTAACCACGCGATATTAATTCTTGTCCCTAGGAATAATTTTTCGGCTGCAAGATGTGTcaactaattaataattattattttttgaggtGGTCAGCCAATTAATTTGAATGCAACGAAGGGTTGCAAGCTTTGATTAAAACGGTGCGGATTGTGGTCCCTAAATTGACGGTGTTGGCTTCTCGAAAACGAGAGATATAGGGACGTGTTTGCTGACGTTTCGATTGAGTCATCATCGCGCACTTCATGTCGGACCAAACGTGTCATGAACCTTCTTTCACACGCTCACGACGCGGTTATTTTGCTTTAACCTCTTTTGTACGTGTGGAAAGTTTTCTTTCTGGAGACAGCAGCCTATATTACCTGATTACCctcaatttaattttcagtATGATTGTgcgaaattaaattaaaaaaaattaaaaaaaaaataaaattcacgcGGCATGGCTGCACTGTTTGGGCTCGGCCCAAATGGTGTGGTCTATGTTTGAAAAgatttgttctttttgttttttaaatagtatttgattattattatgagataaaaaaaataaaacagtaaaaataaaaatatgttttgttgaAAAGATAgagataaagatataaaaataaatgactttAAGAcaattttaaagtgaatttctaTACTTTAAAATAGAAGGTACAAAAAGGATATATGtccaaagataatatttattattttttaatttctaaaatgtccttataaaaacactttaaattttaaattgtccAACTAATACAGATATACATGATAAAATAGAGGAAAGAGTGATGAAGGAGAAAAATTCATAAAAgtaagaattatatataattctaaaatgaaattaatttgattacatAGAAGAGTTTGCAAAAGGGTCACACATGGTGGAAATTGTGCTACGTCAGACAAACATGGGTAGGTTGGAATTTTGTTTAACAATGAGATTTTGTATAACAGCTTGGAATTTAAACAGGGATGTTACAAGAAAGTTCaacataaaatgaaattgatgatttttatagttttaaaacttaattcgGGTGTCAATCTAGGGCAAAACTTAAGTCACGGACCACTTGGGTCAACCTAAattaatgtaaagataaaagttgctattattataattttaaaacctaattcGGGATCAGGTAAGGTCTAGGTCACATGCTAGAATAGTCAATACAGGTTGACCGAAATCAACATGTgaataaaatttgttattattgcaattttaaaacctgactcGGGAGTTGATATGAGGCAAGATTTAAGTTACAGATTAGGAGAGCCAACCCGGTTGacccaatattttttaaaacaataatcaaagtaATCTTgttttgactaatttttttctttaaaaaaatcaatggatgTTTTACCCGTACGTATTTTATCTTAGGTTGACTTAGATTTTTTACTAGGCCAGTTTGAGTTAATTattcctctattttttcttaaactcaaaCAAGTCGAGGACTTGGATCAACATAGTAAGTCAGTCCTGGTTTTATAAATATgactattataatattattaatttcattactcaatataaaataaagtaaaataataaaaagaataatatctagttaatatttttttaaaaaaatatgtgagtttgacaataatacatattaagattaattttttttttttaaaaatagaacatAGAAACGATCACTTTGCTTTGCACACCATtattaaacacaattttatctgtctttttttttttttttatcttgtcttCTCTATCTCTATTATTCTATTCTCAATTGTACTGGGACAATAACCAAACACTACCTCATTGACACAAATCTCAAAGTATTTTTGGGTACCAGGAATTATGATGCAATGTTGTTCACCACCCTTgcacaatatttttcaagattaaattatatattctgCTGAAAATTATTTGCAAACACAAGATTTTATGTTGGTtgagcataatattttttagccaattgaaaatgtaatttttatgcaaCTTATGTGCCTCTTTCTCAAAGAATGACACTCATGTCAATATATCACTAACATTGATGCcaaatattataatcaataatGAGTATCAATATTTTCATCAGTCAAACATAACATCACTCTTCATGTTCGACGTAATTTCGACATGATcaagatttataaatatttagatcACCAAGTTAACAAACAAGTTCACATACTCAACATTTTCCCTTCAACAATTTATTCTATgcatatatttattgatttaagtaTCAAAAAGTCATTTATTCTACAAGaagtttgttttttaggaaCATTTCCACGGCCATTTAAGCCCAATAATTAAACCCACCTTCTTTTCAAGTCCAAAACTAGTTTTATAGATTgtgaaaatccaatttatgtgAATTTTTTGCCAGCTTCATCACACTCAATAAGTATCATATTTACATGATTAATTGTTATGAGAAATATGATATCACTagtaaaacaaaagagaaagaaaacccGTGTAGGAATTAGTCAGATTATAGATATGATATTCTAGAAATACAAGTAAGAAGtaaattaaagtataattaactTATCCCTTATGATTGATTGAtgcaattcaatatttttttttttggagatgcataacaaatttaaatgtaaaattataaagtattaatttaataaaataaaataaacacgaAAGAAGAAAGCAGTGAAAGGTCAATAATAGTTTTATCGGTTAAATACatattcaattgaatttaaattttcttatttctatatatttttagccTTTGTTGTGAGGTCAATAGGGTATAAATGTAACATACTTATACAAATACATGGACtagttttcttttagaaaaaaaggtTGAGTGGAGTAAATTGATCCAACTTTATAAACCTATCTGAATTTATTATCCTAATTTATTATCTTGATTTGTACAtaaattagtaaaaattttataatttttaattaaacgcATACGTAGTctaattagatttaaaattagtttgaaTGCTCAAAAGTTGACAAGATAACctttacatttaaaataaaaatagaaataaactaTCACGATTAATCACCTATTTTCCAAGGCTGTAGATGGTTTGAACTTATTGCACTAGTTTTGgtaggttatatatatatatgtgtgtgtgtgtgtgtgagagagagagagagagagagagagagatcaagaTTAATCGAATGGTTGAAATATATTGCAGAGGTGTTGCCGAGGACTTATACATATATAGATGGATATATAAAACTGATATTCTTGAACTTCCTAAATCAATGtcatggaaagaaaaattagaagTGATATGTCAAGGATGAGGTCTACATCGGTCTAttcaaaatttaagtttttttgaaaGTAAAGCTCCCCAAACAAATCTTAATAACCCCCTGAATTTGAATATGTTGAGCCTTCTCGAGCGTAACGGGAATATATATCTGGAAGATATTAAGCTTAATTACCCCCTGAATTTTCAACCTTCAACTGAAATTTGGCAATGCTAAGAAATATTAGAAGATAGTTTTATATTCTGCTGGCAATTACAAGCTTAATGGTCGACAGTGTAAATGTAATTAAATCCAAATTTCATGGATGTTCTtgtaatttcaaaaacaaaatgcaaaaaggaaaggaaaagaaagacaaGGGATATCGAAGTAACTTCACAGGTAATCAGATGTCAACttcacataaaattttaaaaaatttaaattgccaaccttttttttttaaaaaaaaaaaagtaagggaAGGGAGCCGCAGccgcgagagagagagagagagagagagagagagagagagagagagtaaaaaaaaaacgaatggGAAGAGAGATCACATGCACACGAACTATCTAAAACTTTTGCTCTAATTCAAAATCCACGTGTACGCAAAAAGTCTATCTACACGCAACCGGTGAAACCAGTCAAGATATCCGCGTTTTAAAAAGTGGACCCGATTGCAGTCCAGCAGCAGTAAATGCCAAACAGCGTCCGCAGACCATCACACAAAATACCGGCAAGTGACGGTCACCACAACAATGGGAAACCTCAATAATCTAAGCTGTTAAACACGCCGAGAAGAAAGTCCATTCTCACACACACTTTTCAAGTTGTTTCACACTCTCAcaatgcttttattttatttttaatttttgagaatGAATGAAATGAAGgagaataataatattagtagcgTGTGCACAAATTCCAtggagaaaagagaagagaagaaagagctAACAAGAACAACACTATTAAAGAGAGAGAATTTCGATATGGCAAATTCATCCTTCATTACACCACcaccagcaacaacaacaagtgATATTGATCAGATGCCTAGTGCTTATGCTTTATCAACAACagcaacaccaccaccaccattaaaTAGCATCTTTGACATGATGCCATGTGATATTATTGGTGGTGATCAAAAGGCTGGGTCTTTAGGATTTATAGATTTGCTTGATATCAACCAAGATTTTGGCACCGCTGCTTCTTTATTCGATTGGTTTGCTCAAAATCCGATTGTGGGGTCTCAGCAGCAACAAACTTTTGTCCCATCACCGGCATCAACTCTACCGGAGACATCAGAGGTTTTGAATAACCCAGCAACTCCAAATTCATCAGCTTCTATCTCTTCCTCTTCGAATGAAGCAGGAAATGATGCTTTCCAACAAGTTAAAACTGGAGATCAAGAAGAAGAGCAGGATCACGACAAGACCAAGAAAcagtaattttttcttttccttttgcactataatataatattagtattgtttttttgctttattatcTTGTTTGTTACAGTGAGTTTCTTGTTTTAGattgaaatatgaaagaaaagagtGGTGGGTGATCTGctgaaaggaaaatgaaataaaagaagtttttttttttacctgttcTGTTTTGTGCAATTTTATGGCGTTTTTTTTGAATTACTGAAAGTGTAGTGATGTGTTGTGGGTTCAGGTTGAAACCGAAAAAGAAGAACCAAAAAAGGCAAAGAGAGCCGAGATTTGCTTTCATGACAAAGAGTGAAGTCGATCACCTAGATGATGGGTTTAGGTGGAGGAAGTACGGCCAAAAAGCTGTGAAAAACAGCCCCTATCCAAGGTATATGATCATTAGAATGCCATCTTGGTCTTCTTTATGACAGCACTGAAATCTCTTCTGAAGGATGAGGATACACAAAATCTTGTAACTTGTGTAGCAAGAAGTAATATATATGCAACCCACCATTTTTTGGGTGGTGATGATGATATATACacaaaaaatttgttaatttattgtttttcttgcagGAGTTATTATCGTTGCACTAGTGCAGGATGTGGTGTGAAGAAGAGAGTGGAGAGATCATCTGATGATTCATCTATAGTTGTTACAACATACGAAGGTCAACACATACATCCAAGCCCAATAACTCCTAGAGGAAGTATTGGAATTTTGACTGACTCAACTGGTTTTGGTGCTGCAACATCATCTTTTGTTATTCCAGAAACTCAGTATCAACAACATGCCTACATGTATAGCTCATCACCTTCTTTGAACATTACCACAAGTAATACTAGTTTTAgtcccaccttttcttttcaccaGAGAAGGTCGGATAGTCCAGCTTCTTTGCTTAGAGACCATGGCCTTCTTCAGGATATTGTGCCCTCCCAGATGAGAAAGGAGCCTAAAGAGGAGTAGAAATATTTCCTATTAGCTATATCGGTATGTATTTGATCTCTAACTTACTTGTGGGGCTCTGTATTTGTAGACGATCCCGGTTCACATTTTTCATGATACAGAACTTTATTGATGTTGGAAAATGACTACCCTTGTAGCTTCTGCGGGAGAAGACTAGTTAATCTCTTCATCTCTTTTGCTGTATTCTTTGTATCCAGAGATTATTACATTACGGAGATGTTGGGTGTTGTGTCATCGTTGTTCTTTTAAGCTATTCAATCTCCTTATATTCTTCCAGCACTCGCTAATTCTTATTTTCATATCTCCTCTTCTGATTTGATTGGTTCATTTGCATTCATATTAGGAAAGGCTATATAATTAATACTGTCAGCAaaattagggttagggttttttacaTTCAACGAAGATGGTTTgagctttttttctttacccTTTTGTCTGTATTAATCCTAGGCTTCTTGGGAAATGAGAAACCGAGGATGAACTTGGGAACTTGATCTATGTACGGGGAGCCCTATAAGGATAAAGATGGACAGTTTGTGAAAATTATTTGTACAGAGTTTCTAGCATAACATGCATGGGCCGGGGTGCAAAGTGTAGCAACTTGACACCACTAATCTTTGATGAGTTAATTATGACCATTTTCCCCCTCAAGTTATATACACATGGAAACGAGTCACTGACTGGTAACGTGAACATATTATGGCAAGGGAATGGTCTGTGTGTGGTTCTTGATTATTGAAGGGATGGTGAGAGATCTTGGTAGGGATATATAGGTTGCTTTAAGCATTGTCGAAGATGCACTTGGCTTCCATATTTAGTAAAACTTTTGGGGTTGTGAAGGCTTGTCCACGATGCACTGTCTTCGCCAGGAGTGTGTGGATATGGAGTTCATATACATGCCATGCTACAATTACTACTTACAGCCATACATGATTCAGTAGCGGCCATCTTTTATAGATATCGATGGGTGTAGGAGAAATTAATAGAATTGGATGAAAGGCCATCTTCAACTTTTATACATATCATCTCTTAGCTTTATACGATCCGATGCTTTAGAAATCACATAGGAAACATGCTAAGCATAGCCCCCACTAGCATATGTATATAAGTACTCCACACTCATTATCTATTCATGTGTACCCTAACAAAACTTGAATGTATATTTTCGCGTTCGAAACTTGAATTCAACATGTGAGTATGCACAAGAAAGATTGTGTGTGTGAGTAAATACACAGGCACAGCTAAAATTAGATTCATATATATCGCTTATTAATATAATgttgttgaagaaaaagaaatttgtttATGACGCGCATTTGCAGTTGTTTATTATAAGTTAGTGGAGAAAATATTCAAATCTCGTGCGTTCCAAAATGCCATTGCTTCTTGATATTAAGTAGCTGGACGTATATTGTTGAAAACTTGTAAAAGTAAGGATAAGGTGCTGTAGTCGAGTAATGATTATTTTCCTAAAATGTCCAGTCACCCTTTCTTGATCAAGCCCTTGCTTAATCTTCTGAAGATTTCAAATAAGCAACAGCTTTCAATTCAACGAAAAATGTAGCTGAAACAATCTATAatgtgaatataataaaaattctcaAGCCTAAGtatatatttcaataatatgatagaaaaaataacacgctaactatttatataaagatttaaaaccgacctaacaaaaaaaaattcaaaagttgaatagaaaaaataattaaaattacaaatcaactacaaaaataacaaaacgcAACAATATACTCACATTTCTTTAATGAGCTTAATTGAACTTATCTACTTGGTACAAAAACATATTCGCAACTCGTTACACATCCAACCTACAAACATCTAATTCTTAATTATCAGGATGTAGAAACATTTGGAAAGGCTGCATCCATGCATTCACATCATACCTACAGATCATCTCCGCGACGCGACTATAGAGGTTTGAGGTTCCATCGTGGAGCTATGTGATTTGTGAGGCCGTAGTGTATAGTAAAGGCCATAATGGCATGCCGGGATGAATCGGTGTGATCTAGAAATTGTGTGAAAGCTTTTCCATCAATTTTTAGTAAAGTTTTTGGAAGCATGATATCATGGTATGAACACAGGAAGGTTACaaggaaataatttatgatcGAACAATGAACATGATAAAGATTCTCACAATTTTGTCCACCTTGCTATAGCAGTGAATATTCTTTAAATGGCAGGATGGAGTGTATTTGCCTTTAAGCATCTTTAGAAAGTGGAAGAGATGGAAAATCGCACCCCTCTTGCTTGTTCTTAGAAAAGAGAATTGGAAGGTGAGAATTGTTCTGTGTGATTAATACCCCAAACTTTCTAGTTAGCCACTGATCATGAACTTTTCATTTCAAGTTAATATACTCTTTTTTAACAGCACATGAACTTTTCATCCTTTACAGTCCACGTGAATGATCACCTGGAAATCAATTGCACAACACATTTATAAGGTTTGTTTCGAGGGAGTTTTGGATCATTGAAATAATAGATTAATTTCAACATCCCATACATGTACGCATACATAATTACCATGAATGTGTGGCATGTGCGTACATACATGCCTCGCTAGTTCTAATTAAACATGAAAGCGTGAATTTATTCTTCTGGGACAAGCAAAAAAAGTGTTGGAGGACAATCTAGCCGTCAATAGATAGAAATTTTATGTTCAGATCTTGAAAAGAGTGCGATAGGAAGGCACTGAAAGAATTAGGATAGCATTTTGAATAACTCAAAATTCCTCGAATCACCcttttgaaaagatattaattatgaaatgtaaaaaaggaaagacaaaaaaaa is part of the Populus alba chromosome 10, ASM523922v2, whole genome shotgun sequence genome and encodes:
- the LOC118046049 gene encoding uncharacterized protein, producing MNEMKENNNISSVCTNSMEKREEKKELTRTTLLKRENFDMANSSFITPPPATTTSDIDQMPSAYALSTTATPPPPLNSIFDMMPCDIIGGDQKAGSLGFIDLLDINQDFGTAASLFDWFAQNPIVGSQQQQTFVPSPASTLPETSEVLNNPATPNSSASISSSSNEAGNDAFQQVKTGDQEEEQDHDKTKKQLKPKKKNQKRQREPRFAFMTKSEVDHLDDGFRWRKYGQKAVKNSPYPRSYYRCTSAGCGVKKRVERSSDDSSIVVTTYEGQHIHPSPITPRGSIGILTDSTGFGAATSSFVIPETQYQQHAYMYSSSPSLNITTSNTSFSPTFSFHQRRSDSPASLLRDHGLLQDIVPSQMRKEPKEE